The Anopheles moucheti chromosome 3, idAnoMoucSN_F20_07, whole genome shotgun sequence genome contains the following window.
GCCGGCAAAACACAGAAGATCCATTGACTGCATCCATTGGCGGCACATTAATGACACCGTTAATGTGCATAATTTCGGCCATCCAGGCGATGCACTCGTCTCACACACGGAAGgcgtgaaatgaaaaacacattatcattattttatgATCCATCCCAGATTCCCAAAGGAAATGCCTGGAACGCAAATCAGTACCAGTTTGCGTACGATTGAAAGCTGCTGAAAGTTTGTGCATGGgaacggtgttttttttttttgttggggtaTTTTGCCACTGGTGGAATGCGCATTAAGGTGaaattatttccttttctgcACCAGTCCAACAGCGATGGACACAAACGCTGGCAGCTGCATTTTGGATAGCATCAAGGTTACATTGTTGCTGAAAATTCTTCAAGTATGCCGTCGCAGTGCAGTCGGCTCCCGATCGATCCTCGAAACTCGCACGGTAAAGCTTTCTAATGGAGATCGTAGTGTTACCGTTTACCATCCTTGGCGTTGCACCCGAACAGGGGGcgataaaaaatcaatttccaacCACTCTCACCACAAGCCGGCGTACACTCGCTCGTTAATGAAAATGAAGGTGATAAATTGAATTAGCATTCCCACACCATTTAGCGTCGGGCATCGTGTTGACCAGTGTCGCCTTTCAGCTACGGCAACCGCCACACGGTTTCTTCTCGCGCGCAATAAAAGCCTTACCCCCGCCCCGAGCGAGCCCTTGCGCTAGGACACGGGACCCGATCGCCGGGCTGGTCGAAGTGCTAATTAATTATCATACAAATTGATAGCGTAAATTTGAACACGATCTTTTTCGGCACAGTCAACGGCCGTATCGGTTCGTCTGGATAGGGCGCAATTTATGTGAAGCTTCTTCGTTTTCTACCAAAAAACGTGCACCGGGCTGTGTTTGTGGTGATCGGTTTGCAATGAGCAATTAGTGTGATGTGTTTTGTCGCGATGGACGTGATTTTCGGGTTGGTTCGAATGCCTGGGAACGTTTGGTGTGCGGGaaaattgatgatgatggttacGCGTGTGGTTGTTTATTACAAACATTTATAGCAGTTCTGGCACAGCTTTGCTTGGAGGTTTATGATCATAAAGAAAATtcaatggaaataaataaagaaggaGTGAAGTGGGCTACTATAATAACTTTAATTTATATGTGTACCATTATGAAATGGAACTGACACGTTGAAGTCTACGGAGGGCTTATCAGACGGAGATCTAAACAAAGATTACGCTTTGGAAATCTTCACAAGATCAAAATGCTTCTCAATTTGCTCACATAAAGTACcatattttagcgtgtataacgattCCCTTTTAGGTCAAAAGTGACCAAAGTCTAATTAAGGGGGTTGTTATACAAGGGTAGTAACTTTCCCGTTCTAGCTTTATGGATtaaaggtcgttttgttgaaataaaaggatggatgaataaaacaaggatgaatctgtggtttaaaaatgttagGAACAAGGGACCTGGAGCTCTTATGAAAAATCAGCAATGCTTGTACTGAATACATTCAGAGGTCATCTACCAagagaagttaaacaaattgttgctcaAGCAAAACGCTTCTGcaagtcattcctggaggtCTAACCAGTTTGCTGCAACCACTACCGTTTAAGGGTTTGATACGCAAAGAATGGAGTAAGTGGATAAAAGGGGCTGATTCGAATTCGTctccttcaggaagaataaaaaatcctCCATTCTAGCGATCTGAAAATGGGTCATAATCAGGACCTGGACTGCATAGTCAGGAGTCAGCGAAGCGAATGTcgtcaaatcctttcaaaaatgcGAAATCAGTAACAATCGTGATGGGACTGAGGatcatgcaatttatgaagatagtGATGACGGGGACGATATGAAAGAGTATTATGAATTGTAATGTTCGAAATTcaatgtaacaataaaattgttcgcattgttttaaaaaaagaaattaaatcatttttccaaaattctTGGATAATTAATCTAGGGAGTCGTTATACACGGGGGGTCGTTATGCACGGCAAAATACGATAAATAATTGAAGTAGCTCGTAGACAATCATCCAGCAGCAAGATCAATCATACACCTGTATCTGTACAGGCCACATGCAAGTTTAAAAGATGAACTCCTAACATGACTTTTATTCCAATACGATAAAATACGCAGCCATGTAGCAGGTTGGACATGTCATTGAAATGACATCGATTTAACACAAAACGTTTGAAGATCCACAAACAATCACATGGAATATTCCTGGAACATGGTGGTGTCTAAATCGCTGATTACTATTTTGAAGTTATTAACTAGTAACACCTTTAAACTTATCAATTATTGACCACTTACTACCGTAGGGCAGGTGTACGGTAGATTACATCACTCCATCCAAAAGCCATCCATCCCGAAACACCACTTGAGCCTCGTCTATTAACACTGTCGGACATGGCGGTACGGCACTTTCAAGCGTATGCCAATAACCGCTTTATCTAGTCACCAACCCAGCCGGGTAAATATTGACACAGAGGCAACGAGTCCACCACCCTGCTGACATTGTATAAAGCCACCCAAGAGCCGCGGAACGGCGGCACCCTTCAGATAAAAACCGTACGGTGAAGTGGTGGTTGGTAACTACTGCCGGGCAACCGTGTCGGGCGTGTAGTTTTCGCGATGAACTGTACACTCCCGAGCACTCAAAATCCCCTCCCGGTCGAGTGGCGGCGCTCAGGTCCAATAAACTTTGCACAAGTGTGACGTCGCCCGggccgcttttttttttgcaacaccaTATACCCCCTTTCACACCCAGCATCCATCACGGCGGCCATAAAATGGGTGGCGCGCGTGCTCGCGACGTCAAGTGGCGGTGGTGTTCGGCGAAGGCTTGCCAATATCCGGGCCCTCGGTAACTATCGATAGTTTGTACCGTTTGTCTCAGGGTGGGGGTAAAAAACACGGCTAGAAACACCCGACCGGATCGATGGATGATAATAGGATCTACGGTTGaagtgcatcatcatcatcatcatcatcatcatcagtcgCTTGAGCGCCCGGCAATCGCCAATTAATGCATCGTCAAACAAATGAGCCGCATTAGCGAGACGGCGTCAGCAGGCGCTGTCGACGACTACCAGGGCACACCGTTCCAGCGGACGGACGGATCGAACGTGACCATTTTGCTAACCGCCCTACTTTGTTGCCAGCGATGATTGACGATCGTTTCGGTGGATCGCTGGAGGAACTTTCCTGCAGGCTGGGCTATGTGTGGTATGATGTAAGTTTTAACGACTCACTAATAAGCAAACGCAGTGATTGATAAGCGGACGCCGTGTAAGCGGATATGGGAAAATAACTGAACGAATCGGAATATCCGGAGGGTCGTCGGGTGAGAAGCTTTATCGTCTAGTTCCAGCTTTAAGCGTTCCTTCAAGGTTAAGTTAGTCCTAAAGTCAAGTGTTTACGTGACATTTTGGAATGCTTTTGGGTCGGCAATGTTTGAATGTGACCTATTGGAACTTACTGCTTCATTTATTAGCCGTCAGAATCTTTTCACGACCTTACCCGACAATCATCATGCACTAAGTATAATGCTCTACTATTAAACGGAATCGCTATCATCAAACGTGTAATGACCGATTAAAACGATCATTTACGTGCAGGGAATGTCTTCGCACTGCACCATACATTAAAGTTTGATCACATTTACTAATCCCTACACTTTCTCTAAGCTGGCGCTGCAGGCGCCCATTCGTTACCTTCTGGTCTTTTGCACCTCTTGCGGTTTGGGTGCGACACGAAGTGTAAGCCTTTTTTCCCCGCTCTCCGGCGAACGTTCATTCTCACACGCCACGCCATGAATCGGCGGCATAATCCTCACGTCGCTCATTAAGCGCATTAATAAAGAAAATTTATACCTTTTCCTTGTCTCTACGCTTGGCCGCGCGTAAAGagttatgattttatttgcttccctTCCCTGCCACAGCATGATTACGCGCCGATGCGGACGGTTGGCCCGCGTCAAGTGTCTTCGTGGACGTTGGTTCTTGCCGCTGGTCGCAAAGATTGATCAGCCGCCTTTCTAGCAGTGTGCGCTCCGCGCAGCGTCGCAGTCGGCAAGCGCGATAATAAATGGCTGGGCGTTTATAAATCAAATCATCTATTAAATGGACTAACCGACCATCATCTCCCGTGTACGTTTGCGTGGCTGATGGTTGATCGTTTACAAGCTTGCATGGCTTGTTCGCAGAGTGCCACCTTAATAGGTGCAACTGTTTATGGCTAAAGCGGAtctcttttctttctctctcgttaTGTCGTAAAGCggataaaacatttgtttttgtcttttgTAATCATAATTATCGTTACAAACGCGCTCGGGTTCCATTACATTGGACTAACGGAAGATAATAGTCGTTGCTGTCGCACACCGTTTAGTAATCTTTGCTGACTTGCTCTCTCATGGCTTACGTGCAGTATttaaagatattaaaataataccGAATATCGTCaaagccaaaacaaacagctcAAAACACATCTTAGCTTTAGTTCTCATTCTTCACTTTAGTGGACTTGAAATGGTGCGTCGTACTTCTgcgtaaatgtttcatttcacttCTCCTAACGGCGTTCCTCAGCTTTTTCATGAAAAACAGCATCACCATCCGTTGGTTTACGATCACCCCATTGTTAGTGCCGATGCGTCGAAACAGCTTGGTGATGTTGACCATTCTCATCATCGGGATCTTTTCGGCACCTCTGCCGACACCCGTCCAGCTGCACTTTGTCATAAACTTTTTGTCAAACAGCAAATCCATTGCCTCCGTCATGCGATTTTCGCTCTGCGACTCCGTAACGTTGCTTGCCAGCCAGTGGTAAATCTGCTCCTGGAACCCAGCGTTGAGTAGGTTTTCGTTGAGAGCTTCCATGCTCTCCAAGCTTGCAATTTGTTCGAAATTTACATCGGTAAGCATTGGGGTTGATGCAACGCATTTGATACCATATCGGTGCAGTAATACTTGCGCAATAGTTTCGATGCGTAGAAGCTTATCAACCAATTTGCGAACAAAATCTTCCAACCCCGCCATTTTTGCTTCAAGCTTTTTGACAAAGTTCAACAAGGCTAACTCGGATATTTGTCCTGTTTGTGAAGTTGTACTAAATTCTCTCTTTGTTAGTGATGTTGCAGGAACTGGCGATGCTGTACAAAGGAAAAATGTGTGCAATCgaatgtaaaagaaaaatttaaaatcattgtTCAGTACTGGCAGTCCCCGAGTAAAGCgtgtttttggaaatttgtcaACTGAgttattttattgcacaaaatctaaggAAAAAAGTGAACAGTTTTTTCGAAAAATACGTTCCTtcgtcacataaaacatttgttttttatttaatgttaacGTATTCTTTCAAAAAGTAGCCTGATTTGCTGTATAAATAAAGTTCAGAGAACAGGAAATCGACTCTGTAACTTTAAAGTATGAAttaaattgcaccaggattcgccTTAGGAGGAAATAAGAGATACGCGATTTTTCCCTGGTTATGACgatccgctataatagcgtatctcggggactgcctgtactaaTTTGAATTACCTTTTATATTCCTTTTGCTGCTGGTGTCATTTTCAACAAATGAATCAGTAAAATCACCCCCTAGAGGACTGGGTGATTTAGAAAATTGAAATCGTGGACTTGCGATGTTCGGTGACACGGTGGATTCTCCTTTCACTTTCGATATAAGTTCGTGTGCAACTGAAGGTTTAAGAATGTTAATCTTTTTCACAACACAATCTATTTTCAGCCATGTTGTGTTGCCGACACTGTCGCTGTCGTTTAGCAGTTTGTACATTTTTGGCCCGACACACTTGGGCCACAGGAGGATCGTTTCCCTATGACGGGTATCCAAAATCCATCCCTCGGGAACCACACATAGTTCCTTGCTTCCATCTTCTTCGCGGGCTTCTATAATTGCAAATGGCATTTTGAGGACAGCCACACAGTGGTGATTGAGAAAAGTATTTCAATCTTTCAGATATCGTCTCGTAATATTGAATGTGAATTAGgctgcaaaagaaacaaaagtatTTCTATTTATGTAGGGGTGCAGTATTGATTGAACTCAACTAGtaggaaataattaaaaaacggATTAACGCttaattatgcaaatattGCCAGATTTACTTGTAatgtataaataatttaaaaacaagaTAAACAAAATGTTGTCTAGTAGCAGCTCGGTAATTTGTTATTTGAAGTTTCACATGATAACTCAGGTACCCGAATTCATTTCAGGTTTCAGGTCCCTGTAAGGATCTTGATACATGTTAATCGAAGcatgtttaataaatttaccGCATATGATCGCGAAGAACATGAGGGGTGTAGAAATAGGGCAGACATCCCttcaaataaatacaattataCACCTTATTATACACCCTGCAAGAATTCTAAACTAACCATACCAAACCAAATTCAAGTAGTGGACGCTTCAAATGAGACATTTATTCAGCGCGCAACTACGACCTCTGAATTGATAACAAAATCTGAAAAATAAAGCTACGCATAGTAACTCAAAAGTTTTCCTATTTGACTTCATGATTGATATCAGTTCTATATTTGGTACGTTAACATTGTTTGAAGAATATGTTTTCAAGacacaattaaaacaaaaatcccgcCCGTTTCCGATGCAACGCATCACGCTCCGGAACTACAGTtccgaagcaaacaaaaacaaagcaatgcaCAGATATGTACCACTTAAACAGCGACGCAGCTAAACGTTACGAAACTGTACAATCGCTCGAAAGAAACAATGATTTCGCTATTGTCGTGTAAAATAAAGGATGTTATAATCGTTTCAAAGCTTTAAAAGATCTTTACTTATTGCCGCAAACCCAATATTCACAACGCCCGGTGTTTACGGCAGCGTCCAAGCGTCATTGCTCTCTTTGTGCGCTATCACCCTCAAACGCTATATTTACACTAATTTTTACTGTTTTACTTACCGGTTTCAATGCACAATGGATTGGTTTTGATTTGGAAGTGTTTTTACAGCATTTTCCATTCGAAATAAAGCGCGTAATACAATATTCTtcacaataaacaaacacggcACCGCTTATACAGCTGCTCTCAAGCACCACCGAGTGACAGCTTGTTGCTTCAAGCGCGCGTCGTTGTCACTTTGAAGCTGCACGCGTTTATGCCGCTTGGTTCATAACTTTACGTTGTTATAACGCACGTGGTGCGAAATGATGgagttttaaataatgaaaaacgaAGTTTTCAGTATTTTTATGCATTGGATGAATAAAAACTAAGTAGTTAATTAGTGCTGGTTTAGGGTTTTAATGATCAAGCACTACCAAACGAACGTAAATCTGTGCTTGGAATCGCTTCTAACCGTTCGCTACTATTTAGCGGTAAATTATGAGCTTGACCATCGCCGCGGGACGTATCCCAGAATGGAAGGCTAATCACGAAGCTGCCACCGGCACACTCCATTAAGAGGGTAGAGGCTATCTCGTCGCTGAGATCCCGGTGGCAATCGGTGCAGCTACTGCACGGATCGCACGAACGGCTACTTCTCGCTGCTCGTTTGCGGTACCCGGGATGGCGCAATTTGTGGCGATTAATCATGTCATTATTCACACTACCGGTGCTGGCGGGGTCTATTTCGTGACGAAATGCTTGTGAACTGCTCGCAAACTGATGCCATATCCTGACCATTAAGCGCTAGAGTTGGGCGTACGGTGAACAGAGAGCTAAgcaacatttctttttcttcaccctCTCGTTAATCGTTCCGTTTTTATGTGATCGTCATTTGGTGGTTCCCTTTTCCTTCGGGGTCCGAAGTCATATTAGTGCGATTTCTCCTGGGCTGTGCTGAATCATCGCAAATCATGCACTTTTTTCGACAGCATCAACCTGCAGTACCCTGCCAGCTGGCCAAGGGAAGACCTGTTCTGATGCTCAACTGTGCCACTGCAAAGAGTGACATCGTTAGCAATGGAAGCAAACATTGTGCAGGATGCATTGTTGTGAATTAAAAAGGAGACCACAATTCTCAACCGCCAAAAATGCATGCAAGCCAAGTTAAGAACTTAATTGCGAGTACATCATTCACTAGCACTGCTATCCAGTGGGCATTGCCAGTTTTACAGGTTGCAATTAAAACGGAATAAATTATGTGATTGTCCGCCTTGTTCGCGCAACTGTTGCCTTTTTCCTTTATCGGTGTGCTTTTGTGAGGAAATACTCTTCTTCGGGATCATTTCCGGCCCAGGGACGATACGATCGGATCGCTGCTGGTAAAACGTTCCCCATCGTCGGGGAGTTCCTCAGGGTAAGAGGGGGGTATTGATAAATGATATCAGCCCGAGGGGGAGTTGATGACCATTTCGGAGTTTCGGAGTGCCCGTTGTCGGTCGGCTTCCGAACGCAATCAGCGTGCACTGCACTACCCCAACCGGGTAGCATCTAATCGCTGTCGGTTGATCGGCGTTTTGCTGAAGAATGCGCATCTTTCGGGCAGCATTCCACTCTTGCGCTGCTCACCGGTCCGGCAAAGTGTGAAGATCGGATATATTTTCCCAAAGGAAATCGATTTTTTCGCAGCTCCCGAACCACGCCCCAGCGATTCGAGTGCTGATTCGGACATCTTTGATTGTGCAGCGTCTAAACTGTGGAAGCAAAACGGTTTCCCGTGTGCAAAGCGGACGAAAAAGGGCTGAAAGTAAGCATATTGGAGTGTGTTTAAATTCGATCGCCAACATAAACCATTGATTGGATCAAAAAGGTTTGTAAAGGAACAGGGATACAGGTGCAAGATTATTTGATTGCATGCACTTGTAACACCATCGATACACAAATCGGTCCATTTAAATCGATGttcatatttttcattcattaaatcgTGATCTGTTTTTTGGGTTTCGACCACGGTTggatttttattgcattgtgAAGATATATTTGCTTATAATTAAATTGGAGCTGTTTAAATTCCCTTGGTACTTCACAGCAATCTCAACAGATGATGAAAAAATACCTCTTTGCAGTTCAAGcttttatttagaaaatttgCAAATTATGTATTTTATGTATTGCCTAagtgtttaataaaacaagCGTCTAAATGAGACCCGAAATTATATCAAACTCATATGCTGATATGTAACAAACATTGAACTTATTGAATATATAACGACATGACAAatgggtttaaaaaaaatcggaatTCATTGAAGAGACAACATTGAAAAGCAAGTCTCCTTGTACGTCATGTCCCTTCAGGGCAATCAGATCGAACATCCAGTTGTAGCGAATGACCTGTTTGGGTATGGAAAaacgcaacagcaaaaaaataaaactgctcAACCTCCACCAAACAATAGGAATAAAAACTGATTTTCGCGTGTAAGTGACAAAGTAAACTTGTTCCGGCGTACGAAGAATGCGGGAAATAGGACAACACTGTCAGCGTTCAGCGTCGGAACGATTGCATTCAATTCGCTGTCCAACATCTGTTTCAAAGCGTGCGGCGACCTCAACGTGATTAACTTTCCCTTCTAGTTAACAGCTTGGCAACCAAGCTGACCAGCTCAGTTGCACCGCCAGACTGACCCCGAAATAAATGCAGAATCAAACAGTCGaatttggtttgtttcgtCGAACAAATAAATGCATATTCAACAGTGTCTGCAGAAGACCAGCCGAAGTGTTACTTGTTGTATTTTTCTATATAGGTATGTGTGCTAAATTGAGTCGTACGTCGACGAACATTCCCCCCCACTCCACTCCCGCATCACCCCATTAATGTCCTGTTCGGGTCGTCATCAGTCATACACCTTTGCACGGGGTTTGCTTGCGTAAATAATGATCGCTCCCTCCAGATTGCAGCAAAGACTTCATCTTTGgcagcagcgaaaaaaaaagcaggtcACCGCAATATTCCCGGGCTGAATCCGGCAGCAAGCTCATTATTCACTGCACCCCACTGTGGCCGCTGTGGGAGGATGTCGATCGGTGCAGCGTCGTTGTTGCTGCATTGTCATGTTTGATCGAACGCACGAGCGTGCACTTTTCACCCGCAGCACACTCAATCCAAGGACTGCGGGAGCGATTTCTTCCTGCTGCCTCGAATTtggggtctttttttttgtgagccATACTTGGCCAACAAGTAAGTCTTAATCCTCGCAacgatttttatttccctgtAGACCAGGCCGCCCGGCCGATATCGATCACTGACAGGACAATTGACAGATCGCGCGTGATTCATTACCACTTGTCGAACGCAAACCCCTTGCCGATGTTGGGGCTGATACCGCAGGGGTACCATCAGTCGGGCTTGTTTGACGGAGCATATGCATAGTGCTATGATAAATGAGCCATTTGCCTTTTGGACTACGATTGATGCAAGTACGTCGTACGGTTTTTGAGGTACCTTCCGATAACAATACCAAATTTTTGAAGGAGCAGCGATCGGGCCGGAACAATGGCGGAACATGTGGCATCTTGTTTCGGCATCGATTCaatcaattgaattttttaagtcagatcttttttttcggcaGGACATGACTCTTTATGATTAGCTCAAGGTATTGGTGATTGTAAAAAATTGTACAAGTCCGTGTTAAAGAGTTTTGAGTTGATCAAGtaatattataaaacaaagGTGTAAGAAACTTAAGTATAggtagtccccgagatacatGGCACATGTTATACGTGGATTTGGATGAATTGAGTTCAAAAGTCAAGCAAAAATATCAAAGTATTTGCCATCGAAATCGATGCAATTATTTCTTCTAAGGTTTTTTAAATGTCTTTTTCGAAAAAGTAGTCTGATTGCATAATATATTACGAGAAAATCAGGTAGCTCACATTGAAACTATTATGTATAAATGATGTAATTGAGTATAAAGTATGACATGTAAAGGATTTGACAAACGCAAAGATTTGAGATCTTCCGCGGATTACAGCGGTCCACTATAAATTTTTTTCTTGGGACTGTACTTGGAATTGAGcttagaaaatttaaaaactttttataaaataatattcctCGTAACTAAGTGTAAGCTTATGGCAGTActcaaataataatatattttttaaaaatttatttatttccattatgacggccaagggccGTACTCAAATAATAATCGttggataaaaataattataaacgttggataaaaaaattaaactattagaacaaaaaataaatcacataAAGAAGTATGCTTTacaattaaaatttgatttaaatatttaggATATGTGAATTGAAGAATATTGAGgttattttatgattttaaatagatgataaatatttggataaatattttaaggTTTGTTACAAATTTATCGTAGTTGAtagtttttcaacaaaattagTAAAGTTTTGTAATTTCTTCTCATGTTGAAATTTCTGCAAGTGCCTCAGATATTGTGCGCAGATCCCACCTACCAGAACCTGCGAGACCACAGTTAGGATATCAACCCAACATTTGCATATGATCACTTTATGCATTCGATTTGcacgaaacaaacacacacaccacattTCGTCTCCACAGCAGTCTTGATAATAACTCTTGTTTGAATCTGATTAATGATcaacaaatttgttttctcTGATGCGCGCGCACTGCTTCCTTTATCGCTGGCAGGGCGCAGGACGGAAGCCAACGGCCCACTGCCAGCAGAAATCCTATCCCGGTACGGATGCAGTCGGCCAACCCATTACAAAGCGCGCCGAACCGATAAAATACAAGTGCAGCCAAACGGAGGCTGGTGAATAGAATGCGCGTATCGGGGTGAAATAAACGATGCGCACAATATCTTTCCACGGGGCCGATCTTCAATTCGCGTTTCCGATAGCGTGCTGCCTGCCCGTGGCCAAACTGTGGCGGTGCACTGCCATGGCAAGACAGCACCATCCTAACCGTCCGGCATGCCGCAGTGTCTCTCCCTCGAGGATATACAATAAAAGCTAACAAaatgtagcagcagcagtggaataaaatgtaaagaagGTAGCACACGTGCAGCAGCCACAGATACGGACTCGCAGCGTTCGCGGGTAGCAGCAGCTgccgttatttatttgtaattGTAATCATTAAATTACGCGCAACAATCGGCATCGCGTCCGAAAACCTCCACCCCCCGAGAACCGATATCAGGGAGCGGcaaattttcattccaatCGACATATTTCAGACTGCCCGTTTCGGTGGCAAGAGTGGCAGCGACTGGGTCGGGGATTTCGCGGACGCAGATTGCAGCGCTTTCGACTGCGACTTCGGGCGACAGCTtcgaaaagtttgttttttatttttgtgttcgGTGGGAATATATGACGGTTAAAGAGGTTCGTCGTGGTtcctttatttaaaatatttagtcAGTGCAAGAGCGGAGGAATACATTAAACAGGGTTCTTCAGacatttacagggttttttaTGCTGTTGGTCATGTGAAATAAATCATTGCTAaacatgaatttaattttaaatctaatattttatttcacaaagATTTAAACGTTACTGATTAGTTGAACAACATTGTTCACCTATTGTTATtatatgttttcctttctgttgTCACTTTAGGatctaaaatatttattttgtacttTGTCTACCTTTAGCACCAGTTGGCTCATTTTAAATCATTCCAGGCACGGTGCTCCAAATAAGCACTCTAACCGGTTGACGTTTTCCGATTCCCGGTGCATACTGATGCAACGTTGCTGCGTGCTATCGTGTCCGCCGGTATGTCGGTGATGTGTTGTGTCGCGCCCGGTAAAGCAATTGCGCGATATGATGCGATTGCAGTGGTTTGTAGAGATGCACGTTGACCGGTGTGCCTTCCGGACCGGATGCTGCATGCTGCCGCTCCTCCTCCAGCAGCACCTGGCGTATCTCTTCCAGCAGGCTCGGATCCAGTCGCAGTCCTTCGGATGTTTTGATACCGAGCAGCACTCGCTCGTAGCGTCCGTACCGATCGGCGTCCGTTTCGAGGTTGTAAGTGCGCGTACCCTTGAACGGTGCCATCCGGCACGTGCCGAACGCAACCAtaacc
Protein-coding sequences here:
- the LOC128304001 gene encoding uncharacterized protein LOC128304001 produces the protein MPFAIIEAREEDGSKELCVVPEGWILDTRHRETILLWPKCVGPKMYKLLNDSDSVGNTTWLKIDCVVKKINILKPSVAHELISKVKGESTVSPNIASPRFQFSKSPSPLGGDFTDSFVENDTSSKRNIKASPVPATSLTKREFSTTSQTGQISELALLNFVKKLEAKMAGLEDFVRKLVDKLLRIETIAQVLLHRYGIKCVASTPMLTDVNFEQIASLESMEALNENLLNAGFQEQIYHWLASNVTESQSENRMTEAMDLLFDKKFMTKCSWTGVGRGAEKIPMMRMVNITKLFRRIGTNNGVIVNQRMVMLFFMKKLRNAVRRSEMKHLRRSTTHHFKSTKVKNEN
- the LOC128305071 gene encoding uncharacterized protein LOC128305071, which produces MKATVITLLLVMVAFGTCRMAPFKGTRTYNLETDADRYGRYERVLLGIKTSEGLRLDPSLLEEIRQVLLEEERQHAASGPEGTPVNVHLYKPLQSHHIAQLLYRARHNTSPTYRRTR